Proteins from a single region of Streptomyces sp. Tu 3180:
- the leuA gene encoding 2-isopropylmalate synthase, whose protein sequence is MANRQQPSSMPIHKYGRYEQVDIPDRTWPDNRITTAPRWLSTDLRDGNQALIDPMSPVRKRAMFDLLVKMGYKEIEVGFPASGQTDFDFVRSIIEDPDAVPDDVTISVLTQAREDLIERTVESLKGARRATVHLYNATAPVFRRVVFRGSKDDIKQIAVDGTRLVMEYAEKLLGPETEFGYQYSPEIFTDTELDFALEVCEAVMDVYQPGPGREIILNLPATVERSTPSTHADRFEWMGRNLSRREYVCLSVHPHNDRGTAVAAAELALMAGADRVEGCLFGQGERTGNVDLVTLGMNLFSQGVDPQIDFSDIDEIRRTWEYCNQMEVHPRHPYVGDLVYTSFSGSHQDAIKKGFDAMEADARAKGVTVDDLEWAVPYLPIDPKDVGRSYEAVIRVNSQSGKGGIAYVLKNDHKLDLPRRMQIEFSKIIQAKTDAEGGEVTPADIWVTFQDEYLPNPDNPWGRIQVRNGQSTTDRDGVDTLTVEAEVDGVETTLVGTGNGPISAFFHALQGIGIDVRLLDYQEHTMSEGASAQAASYIECAIGDKVLWGIGIDANTTRASLKAVVSAVNRATR, encoded by the coding sequence ATGGCCAACCGCCAGCAGCCCAGTTCCATGCCGATCCACAAGTACGGCCGCTACGAGCAGGTCGACATCCCCGACCGCACCTGGCCGGACAACCGGATCACCACCGCCCCCCGCTGGCTCTCCACCGACCTGCGCGACGGCAACCAGGCCCTGATCGACCCCATGTCGCCCGTCCGCAAACGGGCGATGTTCGACCTGCTGGTCAAGATGGGCTACAAGGAGATCGAGGTCGGCTTCCCGGCCTCCGGCCAGACCGACTTCGACTTCGTCCGCTCGATCATCGAGGACCCGGACGCCGTCCCGGACGACGTCACGATCTCCGTCCTGACCCAGGCCCGCGAGGACCTGATCGAGCGGACGGTCGAGTCCCTGAAGGGCGCCAGGCGCGCCACCGTCCACCTGTACAACGCCACCGCGCCGGTCTTCCGCCGGGTCGTCTTCCGCGGCTCCAAGGACGACATCAAGCAGATCGCCGTCGACGGCACCCGCCTGGTGATGGAGTACGCGGAGAAACTGCTGGGCCCCGAGACCGAGTTCGGCTACCAGTACAGCCCCGAGATCTTCACCGACACCGAGCTGGACTTCGCGCTGGAGGTCTGCGAGGCGGTGATGGACGTCTACCAGCCCGGCCCGGGCCGCGAGATCATCCTCAACCTGCCCGCCACCGTCGAGCGCTCCACGCCGTCCACGCACGCCGACCGCTTCGAGTGGATGGGCCGCAACCTGTCCCGCCGCGAGTACGTCTGCCTGTCGGTCCACCCGCACAACGACCGCGGCACGGCCGTCGCCGCCGCCGAGCTGGCCCTGATGGCCGGCGCCGACCGCGTCGAGGGCTGCCTGTTCGGACAGGGCGAGCGCACCGGCAACGTCGACCTGGTCACCCTGGGCATGAACCTGTTCTCCCAGGGCGTCGACCCGCAGATCGACTTCTCCGACATCGACGAGATCCGCCGCACGTGGGAGTACTGCAACCAGATGGAGGTCCACCCGCGCCACCCGTACGTGGGCGACCTGGTCTACACGTCCTTCTCCGGCTCCCACCAGGACGCCATCAAGAAGGGCTTCGACGCCATGGAGGCCGACGCGAGGGCCAAGGGCGTCACCGTCGACGACCTCGAGTGGGCGGTCCCGTACCTGCCCATCGACCCCAAGGACGTCGGCCGCTCCTACGAGGCCGTCATCCGCGTCAACTCGCAGTCCGGCAAGGGCGGCATCGCCTACGTCCTGAAGAACGACCACAAGCTGGACCTGCCGCGCCGGATGCAGATCGAGTTCTCGAAGATCATCCAGGCGAAGACCGACGCCGAGGGCGGCGAGGTCACCCCGGCCGACATCTGGGTGACCTTCCAGGACGAGTACCTGCCCAACCCGGACAACCCCTGGGGCCGCATCCAGGTCAGGAACGGCCAGAGCACGACCGACCGCGACGGCGTGGACACCCTGACGGTGGAGGCCGAGGTCGACGGCGTGGAGACCACCCTGGTCGGCACCGGCAACGGTCCGATCTCGGCGTTCTTCCACGCGCTGCAGGGCATCGGCATCGACGTGCGCCTGCTGGACTACCAGGAGCACACGATGAGCGAGGGCGCCTCCGCGCAGGCCGCCTCCTACATCGAGTGCGCCATCGGCGACAAGGTTCTGTGGGGCATCGGAATCGACGCGAACACCACCCGCGCCTCGCTGAAGGCGGTCGTCTCGGCCGTCAACCGCGCAACGCGCTGA
- a CDS encoding M4 family metallopeptidase — MTSHGGFEPVFCTIVPPHVLDRLAQADDPVLAGPARRTLQRDAYERTRRRLTTVVGAPAAAPHAAEAEPGKPRRTVYDAGHGTDLPGEKARGEGEEPGRDATVNRAYAGLGATFELFLKAYARDSIDGKGLPLDATVHYDREYNNAFWNGEQMVFGDGDGEIFLDFTLPIDVIGHELAHGVTQYTANLTYFGQPGALNESVSDVFGALVKQYALGQTADEADWLIGAGLLAPRVTGKALRSMKEPGTAYDDDVLGKDPQPATMDDYVRTGRDNGGVHINSGIPNHAFYLAATTLGGHAWERAGQVWYDVLTGGELEQDAQFTDFATLTVEAARARYGEGEELLAVTKAWERVGVRTS; from the coding sequence ATGACCAGCCACGGGGGCTTCGAGCCCGTCTTCTGCACCATCGTCCCGCCGCACGTCCTCGACCGGCTCGCGCAGGCCGACGACCCCGTCCTCGCCGGGCCGGCGCGCCGGACCCTCCAGCGCGACGCCTACGAGCGCACCCGGCGCCGCCTGACCACGGTCGTCGGCGCCCCCGCCGCCGCCCCGCACGCCGCCGAGGCCGAGCCCGGCAAGCCGCGGCGCACCGTGTACGACGCCGGGCACGGCACCGACCTGCCGGGCGAGAAGGCGCGCGGCGAGGGCGAGGAGCCCGGCCGGGACGCCACCGTCAACCGCGCGTACGCCGGTCTGGGCGCCACGTTCGAGCTGTTCCTCAAGGCCTACGCCCGCGACTCGATCGACGGCAAGGGGCTGCCGCTGGACGCCACCGTGCACTACGACCGCGAGTACAACAACGCCTTCTGGAACGGCGAGCAGATGGTCTTCGGCGACGGGGACGGGGAGATCTTCCTCGACTTCACCCTCCCCATCGACGTCATCGGCCACGAACTCGCCCACGGGGTCACGCAGTACACCGCGAACCTGACGTACTTCGGCCAGCCCGGCGCGCTCAACGAGTCCGTGTCGGACGTCTTCGGCGCCCTCGTCAAGCAGTACGCGCTCGGCCAGACCGCCGACGAGGCCGACTGGCTGATCGGCGCGGGCCTGCTCGCCCCGCGCGTCACGGGCAAGGCGCTGCGCTCCATGAAGGAGCCGGGCACGGCGTACGACGACGACGTCCTCGGCAAGGACCCGCAGCCCGCGACCATGGACGACTACGTCCGCACCGGACGTGACAACGGCGGCGTCCACATCAACTCGGGCATCCCCAACCACGCCTTCTACCTGGCGGCCACCACCCTCGGCGGGCACGCCTGGGAGCGGGCGGGACAGGTCTGGTACGACGTCCTCACGGGCGGCGAGCTGGAGCAGGACGCGCAGTTCACCGACTTCGCGACGCTCACGGTGGAGGCGGCCCGCGCCCGGTACGGGGAGGGCGAGGAACTGCTGGCGGTGACCAAGGCGTGGGAACGGGTGGGGGTGCGCACGTCGTAG
- a CDS encoding protealysin inhibitor emfourin, with translation MRIQVRRTGGFAGIERRAEVDTSGRADAHEWHALAERALAAGRSTPPAGVPDGFGYRITVDGTSVYCADPRLTQEQRELIRRVLKEGA, from the coding sequence ATGCGCATTCAGGTGAGACGCACCGGCGGGTTCGCGGGGATCGAGCGGCGGGCCGAGGTGGACACCTCGGGCCGGGCCGACGCGCACGAGTGGCACGCCCTGGCCGAGCGGGCCCTGGCCGCCGGCCGGAGCACCCCGCCGGCCGGGGTCCCGGACGGGTTCGGCTACCGGATCACGGTCGACGGGACGTCCGTGTACTGCGCGGACCCCCGGCTGACCCAGGAGCAGCGGGAGCTGATCAGGAGGGTGCTGAAGGAGGGCGCGTAA